In one window of Acidobacteriota bacterium DNA:
- a CDS encoding zinc-dependent alcohol dehydrogenase family protein yields the protein MKAMIFEQVGQPLRMVELPDPVPGPKQVRLRVLACAVCRTDLHVVDGELPNPKLPLIPGHQIVGIIEAVGEQVTHLKPGQRVGVPWLGSTCGICPFCQRGKENLCDDARFTGYHLDGGYAEQTVADERYCFPIPEGYPDLQAAPLLCGGLIGYRALRMTESAQILGFYGFGSAAHMLIQVARYQGRRVYAFTRKGDSEGQEFARKLGAVWAGDPGQEAPEKLDAAILFAPAGELVPAALRAVTKGGIVVCAGIHMSDIPSFPYRILWEERVIRSVANLTRQDGEEFLEIAPKVPVHTEVTVYPLEHANDALNDLRAGRICGTAVLAIQ from the coding sequence ATGAAAGCCATGATTTTTGAGCAAGTCGGTCAACCGCTTCGAATGGTTGAACTTCCAGACCCGGTGCCTGGCCCGAAGCAAGTACGGTTGCGGGTTTTAGCCTGTGCCGTATGTCGGACAGATTTGCACGTGGTGGATGGTGAACTCCCCAATCCAAAGCTGCCACTGATTCCTGGTCATCAAATCGTTGGCATCATTGAAGCGGTGGGTGAACAGGTGACGCATCTCAAACCTGGTCAACGGGTTGGTGTGCCGTGGCTTGGTTCGACCTGTGGCATCTGCCCGTTTTGCCAGCGGGGAAAAGAAAACCTCTGCGATGACGCCAGATTCACCGGCTATCATCTGGATGGTGGCTATGCCGAACAAACTGTTGCGGATGAACGATATTGCTTCCCGATTCCAGAAGGCTACCCGGATTTGCAAGCCGCACCGCTGTTGTGTGGCGGACTGATTGGCTATCGGGCCTTGCGAATGACTGAATCGGCTCAAATCCTGGGGTTTTACGGCTTTGGTTCAGCGGCACATATGTTGATTCAGGTGGCGCGATACCAGGGCCGGCGGGTGTATGCTTTCACCAGAAAAGGCGATAGCGAAGGACAGGAATTTGCGCGAAAATTGGGGGCCGTTTGGGCTGGCGACCCAGGTCAGGAAGCTCCAGAAAAACTGGATGCGGCGATTCTTTTTGCCCCGGCGGGAGAGTTGGTGCCGGCAGCACTGCGGGCAGTGACCAAAGGTGGGATTGTGGTCTGTGCTGGAATTCACATGAGCGACATTCCGTCGTTTCCATATCGGATTTTATGGGAAGAGCGGGTGATTCGGTCAGTTGCCAATCTGACCCGTCAGGATGGCGAGGAATTTCTGGAAATTGCTCCGAAAGTGCCAGTTCACACTGAGGTTACGGTGTATCCGCTGGAACATGCCAATGATGCCCTCAATGATTTGCGTGCGGGGCGTATTTGCGGAACGGCTGTGCTGGCAATTCAGTAG
- a CDS encoding Uma2 family endonuclease translates to MSANPIHLYTLEEYFALEHAGDARYEYWQGEVVCMSGGSKEHSRIARNVNGHLFSKTTGSSCEAFNSDSAVKTPELPPYRYPDASVVCGKAIFENIQGIDVLVNPVLLVEIISPTSEKRDMERKLEIYQAIPSVKEYLVIYSTKRQVIQFIKQESGEWSRLETTDEQGVVELTSVGCRLEMTDIYDRV, encoded by the coding sequence ATGTCTGCCAATCCTATCCATCTCTACACACTTGAAGAATATTTCGCCCTCGAACACGCTGGCGATGCCCGCTATGAATACTGGCAAGGCGAAGTCGTCTGTATGAGCGGCGGCAGCAAGGAACATAGTCGCATTGCCCGCAATGTGAATGGCCACTTGTTTTCAAAGACAACAGGGTCTTCCTGCGAAGCATTCAACAGTGACTCAGCCGTCAAAACACCTGAACTTCCGCCGTACCGGTATCCTGATGCTTCAGTTGTCTGTGGGAAGGCGATCTTTGAAAATATTCAGGGGATTGATGTTCTGGTGAATCCGGTGTTGCTAGTCGAGATTATTTCTCCAACCTCGGAAAAGCGCGACATGGAAAGAAAACTGGAGATCTATCAGGCGATTCCTTCGGTCAAAGAATATCTGGTGATTTATTCGACCAAACGGCAGGTCATCCAGTTTATCAAGCAGGAATCAGGTGAATGGAGTAGATTGGAAACAACTGATGAACAGGGAGTTGTGGAACTGACTTCGGTTGGGTGCCGACTTGAGATGACGGATATTTATGATCGGGTCTAG
- a CDS encoding insulinase family protein → MKFTTLFNRLMLGLVVTGMMAPGLVQAIGPKTGQSKAKSGISKVVLPSQSPLITIRVMFRAGSAYDPPGKEGIAKLTAGLIEEGGSQSMTFKDILKKLYPMAADVSVKVEKETVTMVGEVHKDHLDKFYAIFSDVLLHPRFEQAEFDRVREDAVNYLKTSLRSTNDEEFGKQTLETEIFRGHAYDHVIGGSVRSLNALKLEDVKAFYQEYYTQANLMIGVAGDVPKTFVAQMEKDFSALPVGKPADLRAGTITPPSGLEVTLIEKDTDATAVSLGFPVNVTRKDSEFYALLVANSYLGEHRTFNGVLMQNMRGKRGLNYGDYSYVEHFVQEGGSTFALPNVPRQKQYFSIWIRPVPNAVRLFALREAMWETDRLVKNGMTQEQFESTRKFLLNYSRLWVQTLSRRLGYRMDSKFYGIEDYIQEIQTRLPKLTLAEVNAAIKKHLNSQSFKVVMITRDAESLKQHMLANTVSPMKYDSTTPDDILKEDKEIEKFPLAATEKKIRIVKAEEMFE, encoded by the coding sequence ATGAAGTTCACCACTCTTTTCAATCGTTTGATGCTGGGGCTGGTGGTCACGGGAATGATGGCGCCAGGACTGGTGCAGGCAATCGGGCCGAAAACTGGTCAATCAAAAGCCAAAAGCGGCATCAGTAAAGTGGTGCTGCCCAGTCAGTCGCCATTGATTACCATCCGGGTGATGTTCCGGGCTGGTTCCGCCTATGATCCGCCAGGAAAAGAAGGCATCGCCAAACTGACCGCCGGGTTAATCGAAGAAGGTGGCAGCCAGTCAATGACCTTTAAAGACATTCTCAAGAAGCTCTACCCCATGGCCGCCGATGTCTCGGTCAAAGTCGAAAAAGAAACCGTGACGATGGTCGGGGAAGTCCACAAAGACCACCTCGACAAGTTTTATGCGATTTTTTCTGACGTGTTGCTCCATCCCCGGTTTGAGCAGGCTGAATTTGATCGGGTCCGCGAAGATGCGGTCAATTACTTGAAGACCTCGCTTCGCAGCACCAACGACGAAGAATTTGGCAAACAGACGCTTGAAACCGAAATTTTCCGGGGCCACGCCTATGATCACGTGATCGGTGGTTCGGTGCGGTCGCTCAACGCGTTGAAACTGGAGGATGTGAAAGCGTTTTACCAGGAGTATTACACCCAGGCCAACCTGATGATCGGCGTGGCCGGCGATGTGCCCAAGACCTTTGTTGCCCAGATGGAGAAAGATTTTTCAGCGCTTCCCGTTGGAAAACCGGCAGACCTCCGGGCTGGAACCATCACGCCGCCTTCGGGGCTGGAAGTCACGTTGATTGAAAAAGATACCGATGCCACGGCGGTTTCACTCGGCTTCCCGGTCAATGTGACGCGCAAAGATTCAGAGTTTTACGCCTTGCTGGTGGCCAATTCCTATCTTGGCGAACACCGGACCTTTAACGGTGTGCTGATGCAGAATATGCGTGGCAAGCGCGGGTTAAACTATGGAGATTATTCCTACGTCGAGCACTTTGTTCAGGAAGGCGGCTCGACCTTTGCACTGCCCAACGTGCCCCGCCAGAAGCAATATTTCAGCATCTGGATCCGACCCGTACCAAATGCCGTCCGGTTATTTGCACTCCGGGAAGCAATGTGGGAAACCGACCGGCTGGTGAAAAACGGGATGACTCAGGAACAATTTGAATCAACCCGCAAGTTCCTGCTCAATTACAGCCGGTTGTGGGTTCAGACATTGAGCCGTCGTTTGGGATACCGAATGGATTCAAAGTTTTACGGAATTGAAGATTACATCCAGGAAATCCAGACGCGGTTACCGAAACTCACCCTGGCCGAAGTCAACGCCGCAATCAAAAAACACCTCAATTCACAGTCATTCAAAGTGGTGATGATTACGCGTGATGCCGAGTCGCTCAAACAGCACATGCTCGCCAACACAGTATCACCCATGAAATATGACAGCACCACTCCGGATGATATTCTCAAGGAAGACAAGGAGATTGAAAAATTCCCGCTGGCTGCCACTGAGAAGAAAATTCGGATTGTGAAGGCTGAAGAGATGTTTGAGTGA
- a CDS encoding Uma2 family endonuclease: MSANPVHLYTLEEYFALEHADDARYEYWDGEIICMSGGSREHGEISMNVAGNLFSQLRGSSCRVHTADSAVKTPIFPPYRYPDASAVCGKAIFENIQGIDVLVNPVLLVEIISPTSEKRDLERKLEIYQAIPSVKEYLVIYSTKRQVIQFIKQESGEWSRLETTDEQGVVELTSVGCRLEMTEIYDRVFE; the protein is encoded by the coding sequence ATGTCTGCCAATCCAGTTCATCTCTACACGCTTGAAGAATATTTCGCTCTCGAACACGCAGATGACGCCCGGTATGAATACTGGGATGGAGAAATCATTTGCATGAGCGGTGGTAGCCGAGAGCATGGTGAAATCTCGATGAATGTTGCGGGTAATCTGTTTAGCCAGCTTAGAGGCTCATCGTGTCGTGTTCATACCGCAGATTCAGCCGTCAAAACCCCCATCTTTCCTCCGTATCGTTACCCAGACGCTTCAGCCGTTTGTGGCAAAGCCATCTTTGAAAACATTCAGGGGATTGATGTTCTGGTAAACCCGGTGTTGCTGGTCGAGATTATCTCTCCGACTTCGGAAAAGCGCGACCTGGAAAGAAAACTGGAGATCTATCAGGCGATTCCTTCGGTCAAAGAGTATCTGGTGATTTATTCGACCAAACGGCAGGTCATCCAGTTTATCAAACAGGAATCAGGTGAATGGAGTAGATTGGAAACAACTGATGAACAGGGAGTTGTGGAACTGACTTCGGTTGGGTGCCGACTTGAGATGACGGAAATTTATGATCGGGTGTTTGAGTAG
- a CDS encoding insulinase family protein, with amino-acid sequence MKRLAVTVLLLLVLSSMALGQKQKIFPYPIHKKQLPNGLKLVVVPFDSPGIMAYYTVVRVGSRNEVEPGVTGFAHFFEHMMFRGTPKYSNEKYQAILKDLGVDSNAFTSDDWTCYHSTAPASALETIMDMESDRFQNLKYSLEDFQKEAKAVLGEYNKSAASPFLAINEAERDTMYSKHTYKHSTIGFLKDIVDMPNQYDYSLKFFDRFYRPEYCTVMVVGDVKPEQFFKLAEKYYGPWKHGNHVADIPVEPAQSGEKVADIPWKGRTLPYLVVAFHAPAFSTETKDKVALNLLAKLAFGNTSALYQKLVLSEQRADLLAASADDSRDPGSFEIYVRVKNEAELAKVRDEVYAKLEELKIKPVDDDKLAEVKSNFRYNFAMQLRTPDEVAYTLGNYIKLTGEPEAVNKAFELYDQVTPADIQRVAQQIFTKENRTVLTLKGGSAK; translated from the coding sequence ATGAAACGCCTTGCCGTTACGGTTTTGCTCCTACTCGTGCTGAGTTCAATGGCTCTTGGACAAAAGCAAAAAATTTTCCCGTATCCAATTCATAAAAAACAACTTCCCAACGGTCTTAAACTGGTAGTCGTGCCCTTTGACAGCCCCGGTATTATGGCCTATTACACCGTGGTTCGGGTTGGTTCACGCAACGAAGTCGAGCCCGGCGTCACCGGATTTGCCCACTTCTTTGAACACATGATGTTTCGGGGCACGCCGAAATATTCAAATGAGAAGTATCAGGCCATCTTGAAAGACCTGGGGGTTGATTCCAACGCCTTCACGTCAGACGACTGGACCTGCTATCACAGTACCGCTCCGGCCAGCGCGCTTGAAACCATTATGGATATGGAATCAGACCGCTTCCAGAATCTGAAATATTCACTCGAAGATTTTCAGAAAGAAGCCAAGGCCGTGCTTGGTGAATACAACAAAAGTGCCGCGTCTCCATTTCTGGCGATCAATGAAGCCGAACGCGACACCATGTATAGCAAACACACCTACAAACACTCAACGATTGGGTTTTTAAAAGACATTGTGGATATGCCCAATCAATATGACTACAGCCTCAAATTCTTTGACCGGTTTTATCGTCCGGAATACTGCACGGTGATGGTGGTTGGCGATGTGAAGCCGGAACAGTTCTTTAAACTGGCTGAAAAATACTACGGTCCGTGGAAACACGGCAACCACGTAGCTGATATTCCGGTCGAACCAGCCCAATCCGGAGAAAAAGTCGCTGACATCCCGTGGAAAGGTCGCACGTTACCTTATCTGGTGGTGGCATTTCACGCGCCAGCATTCTCAACTGAAACCAAAGACAAAGTGGCGCTCAATCTGCTGGCGAAACTGGCCTTTGGCAACACGTCGGCGCTCTATCAAAAGCTGGTGCTTTCTGAACAACGCGCCGATTTGCTCGCCGCAAGTGCCGACGACAGCCGGGACCCAGGTTCATTTGAAATCTACGTTCGGGTCAAAAATGAAGCCGAACTGGCCAAAGTCCGCGATGAAGTCTATGCCAAATTGGAAGAATTAAAAATCAAGCCGGTGGATGACGATAAACTGGCCGAAGTGAAATCAAACTTCCGCTACAACTTTGCCATGCAACTGCGAACCCCAGATGAAGTCGCCTATACACTTGGCAACTACATCAAGCTGACGGGTGAACCCGAAGCCGTCAACAAAGCCTTCGAACTCTATGACCAGGTCACTCCGGCTGACATTCAGCGCGTGGCCCAACAGATTTTCACGAAAGAAAACCGCACCGTTTTGACATTGAAAGGAGGGAGCGCGAAATGA
- a CDS encoding DUF4132 domain-containing protein encodes MAKSKNTQPQEYPWIELENGYALAIKSQKLICRNAAGESLTSIPKAVRESQVAEQLRSTLEFLELHKQACQQTVESWMLRSLPVPRRIIEALWEDLTWRKALENTVVSPVDHTVPIQFESAGLLRGADSQKGLGLVNLDGETWWTSLPLMLIPHPILLPDLNDFRELLVELNIKQGIDQIFREIWPRPASLSSLKRLDTYANGKFSKFGYVWGRCQKLGFRLQAGHARCPVWEGGHLIEARYAITDSSSGSMVTGNLEWVDDSGKILKVADVGPVAFSEGNRMAALIFAARKLSSQESPQPLISQTVETHPAQRTPGISISPLEILHSGGLALHDVPVPEQVRVDQVSARTYRHRAFPGQIVTRLVADVLAPGIDREMEILGFDAPDITASLAQQRRRAIGFPGWALVHHPDHASFALNVVKEMRQHTQTARRKKSAAIEGFDNLAVRLERAVPHFLPSYFEEVGRVFIDLGSPTLAAQYFQKARLAEETYALPVDEAQRRETFLEFALAGALRTSALTQYADQLRRKYGAAKAYEYFKELCIRRTSGGLPPWGGMAKHLRALAAEAGLDIDQEDQTLLEKIIESSVIGRAQPQFWRAYRAPLVTMARKSPRIRGILLNLFPGSIYSPMEFHIWWLDFLDDCKALESLWMPADSSTPETKPEEGAARWFEQEVVHTTSWWTHYPPVRLFQLLRQMTYRLKAEKTLLSLAIPNHGLDVDLLDQALELEIPIADPTEGTKLKWDNWLKPPQASEFQRDPIFVAQDPRFLPLVHQSFASLIIHSEPFRLLSVRKKSLGPVRQAWFDQQITTIETGLLLDIGDALRQLSKVASPQVWNEFPEIFERLKKVNLSPGLGRTLRGGVMDEFGWPELEAAIDDLSIRRHEGLIFQGAFPYLVVSNQRQAIVIGPPGRVGVFELQFPIRVARFVDGQLLVMNYKNDKSKAYWSHDPATLFTIPALYDTSSLEGLSFPVPGGGFTFGGRVVRAGDTEPNIKVQTKLLFDGSTFWRYQYVQKLGAYAYQEFNPQTDEEGRASVPAFIEEYKIDGTTIDFERVQLFPLPKELEGTLLGSRDGMAGWRSRKWDQLPGTAFQPREYEGIDGRSLRKDFGDSTIQAMLKFPGCEDFHAVAPHRDSVTVWNLAESGRIGTYIYSPNVNSEYARGTYKFLPPVWWHFLKVRDEAGSLALRKLSDETAHLLFDFGIEEVFNLEADLKQSLDSLVEKLSHLLPELTHSNLKRGVAGIILETATLNKKLHKLVSPPKPAPVVEAENLDLIPFPLDEKINLALKPFGIYSNSNQGKSIGKHIGEISNWFRAAYLGNQEELNKLKACPLSSSDFHFIRLMGKIGGPAFIAAVNYQSALDGPLVHSSEILDFLESWANTIFADDTLQFRFFKGTCTSSSEEDAKWKRPGSFSAFVENGNIYFTRVAKEWQAAEYKITFSALELAPIGDFKPLGHTIIHTSIPIRSWNGTERIRTFVELVRQRGGIPWSETIAETLSQKTGLSRTAAILLWFGCLHFDVSLYEPNFLPQAFLTQFGLKKGMAYTAREEELSAECSTEDSLELYAEIMPEAVETLWNPLGTGPDDETSLVSRLAHVWNTRFGKRISVSDAIRTLVQKKLKRLPLKTSLLLQLISRPENLGYLTTDVVWEIQSDWSYYSKTCKPVRPLSPDEHLVNPHWRTRHFSHDVATTIAYWVPFLFENLPVGHALRTNCAEVFQLSRERLKNPELLVDLGFRWVSSQNEGDIALRAFGDEPYQVFEQQAGASITGRDTGDMVAFLKMHPTMTTGSFGVCFRPAKVIDFEALNKIAKSANFQARPNHIAQLKSEGMAAIAERIRSTPVPAGQWETNPFYSAPELVAEVKTTLALSEDATILYLQVLALAEPTTSNLKKWNGWEAKRTKKAVAELVSRSLLMEAKRARAGRTFFLPGGWTVLKTPNLPLETWKLPLYGIVWQTGSTYEMPFNLVLPLQPHHLLFEQAWNRVKYGNPPGYEAV; translated from the coding sequence ATGGCCAAATCAAAAAATACGCAACCCCAAGAATATCCATGGATTGAACTTGAAAATGGTTACGCGCTGGCGATCAAAAGTCAGAAACTCATCTGTCGCAATGCAGCGGGCGAAAGCCTGACTTCGATTCCCAAAGCAGTCAGAGAAAGCCAGGTCGCAGAACAACTTCGATCAACCCTTGAGTTTCTCGAACTTCACAAACAGGCGTGCCAGCAGACCGTTGAAAGCTGGATGTTGCGGTCGCTCCCGGTGCCGAGGCGGATCATTGAGGCCCTCTGGGAAGACCTGACCTGGCGCAAAGCACTTGAAAACACAGTCGTGAGTCCTGTTGATCATACAGTCCCGATTCAGTTTGAATCGGCAGGTTTGTTGCGCGGTGCTGACTCTCAGAAAGGACTCGGGCTGGTCAACCTGGATGGCGAAACGTGGTGGACTTCCCTGCCCTTGATGTTAATTCCCCATCCGATTTTGTTGCCAGACCTGAATGATTTTCGAGAATTGCTCGTGGAATTAAACATCAAACAAGGCATTGACCAGATTTTTCGGGAAATTTGGCCACGACCAGCCAGTCTCTCTTCTTTAAAGAGATTGGACACGTATGCGAATGGGAAATTCTCGAAATTTGGCTATGTCTGGGGACGGTGTCAGAAACTGGGCTTCCGATTGCAGGCCGGGCACGCTCGTTGTCCGGTGTGGGAAGGTGGGCATCTGATTGAAGCCCGCTATGCCATCACCGACTCCTCAAGCGGGTCAATGGTTACTGGCAACCTCGAATGGGTGGATGACTCCGGAAAAATTCTTAAAGTGGCTGATGTGGGGCCGGTTGCGTTTTCGGAAGGCAACCGAATGGCAGCACTTATTTTCGCAGCTCGAAAACTCAGCAGCCAGGAGTCACCCCAGCCACTGATTTCCCAGACAGTTGAAACGCATCCTGCCCAGAGAACACCCGGTATTTCGATTTCACCGCTCGAAATTCTTCATTCTGGTGGGCTTGCTCTCCATGATGTGCCGGTGCCGGAACAGGTTCGGGTTGATCAGGTTAGTGCCCGAACCTATCGCCACCGGGCGTTTCCGGGTCAAATCGTGACGCGGCTGGTAGCCGACGTGCTGGCACCCGGCATTGATCGGGAAATGGAAATCTTGGGATTTGATGCACCTGACATCACAGCCAGCCTGGCCCAACAACGGCGGCGGGCAATTGGATTTCCCGGCTGGGCACTGGTTCACCATCCAGATCACGCTTCGTTTGCGCTCAACGTAGTCAAAGAAATGCGCCAGCACACCCAAACGGCCCGGCGGAAAAAGAGTGCGGCGATAGAGGGTTTTGACAATCTGGCTGTCAGATTAGAACGGGCTGTCCCGCATTTTCTTCCATCCTATTTTGAAGAAGTTGGGCGTGTGTTCATTGACCTGGGAAGTCCAACCCTGGCGGCCCAGTACTTTCAAAAAGCCCGTCTGGCGGAAGAAACCTACGCCCTGCCAGTAGATGAAGCCCAGCGGCGCGAAACATTTCTGGAATTTGCCCTGGCCGGAGCGCTTCGAACCTCCGCATTAACCCAGTATGCGGATCAATTGCGCCGAAAATATGGCGCGGCAAAGGCTTATGAATATTTTAAGGAACTGTGTATTCGGCGAACAAGTGGTGGCTTGCCGCCCTGGGGAGGTATGGCCAAACACCTGCGCGCACTTGCCGCTGAGGCTGGACTGGATATTGACCAGGAAGATCAGACACTACTTGAAAAAATCATCGAGTCATCCGTGATTGGCCGTGCCCAGCCGCAATTCTGGCGGGCGTATCGGGCACCGCTGGTGACAATGGCCAGGAAATCGCCCCGGATTCGAGGCATTTTATTAAATCTGTTCCCCGGCTCAATATACTCTCCGATGGAGTTCCACATCTGGTGGCTTGATTTTCTGGATGACTGTAAGGCATTGGAATCACTGTGGATGCCAGCCGACTCATCCACTCCGGAAACAAAACCGGAAGAAGGTGCCGCCCGATGGTTTGAACAAGAAGTAGTCCATACGACTAGCTGGTGGACCCATTACCCGCCAGTACGCTTGTTTCAATTACTGAGGCAAATGACCTATCGACTCAAAGCTGAAAAGACTCTTTTATCACTGGCGATTCCAAATCATGGTCTTGATGTTGATCTGCTGGATCAGGCTCTTGAACTGGAAATTCCAATTGCCGATCCAACCGAAGGAACAAAGTTGAAATGGGACAACTGGCTCAAACCACCCCAGGCATCTGAATTTCAACGTGATCCGATTTTTGTCGCCCAGGATCCGCGATTTCTCCCACTGGTCCATCAAAGCTTTGCCTCTTTGATTATTCATTCTGAACCATTTCGCTTGCTTTCGGTCAGGAAAAAAAGTCTTGGACCTGTCCGACAGGCGTGGTTTGACCAGCAAATTACCACTATTGAAACAGGGCTCCTTCTTGATATTGGTGATGCCCTGCGCCAGTTGTCTAAAGTTGCCTCTCCACAGGTATGGAATGAATTTCCTGAAATTTTTGAACGGCTGAAAAAAGTCAATCTTTCACCAGGGTTAGGCCGCACATTGCGCGGTGGTGTGATGGATGAATTTGGATGGCCTGAGCTGGAAGCCGCCATTGATGACTTAAGCATTCGCCGACACGAAGGACTGATCTTTCAAGGCGCATTTCCCTATCTGGTGGTTTCAAATCAAAGGCAGGCCATAGTCATCGGACCGCCAGGAAGAGTGGGGGTCTTCGAACTACAGTTTCCAATTCGGGTAGCACGATTTGTGGATGGTCAGCTTCTGGTTATGAACTATAAAAACGACAAATCGAAAGCATACTGGTCTCATGACCCGGCCACTCTGTTTACAATCCCAGCCTTATATGACACCTCATCATTGGAAGGATTGAGCTTTCCAGTCCCAGGTGGTGGATTTACCTTTGGTGGTCGTGTGGTACGAGCTGGTGACACAGAGCCAAACATCAAGGTTCAAACTAAACTCTTGTTTGATGGTTCGACATTTTGGCGTTACCAGTATGTCCAGAAGCTGGGGGCCTATGCCTACCAGGAATTCAATCCACAAACTGATGAAGAAGGTCGGGCTTCGGTGCCGGCATTTATCGAAGAATATAAAATTGATGGCACGACTATTGATTTTGAGCGGGTCCAGTTGTTTCCATTACCCAAGGAGCTGGAAGGAACATTGCTCGGCAGTCGTGATGGGATGGCCGGGTGGCGCTCTCGAAAATGGGATCAACTACCAGGAACAGCCTTTCAACCCCGTGAATATGAGGGGATTGATGGACGGAGTTTGAGAAAAGATTTTGGGGATTCAACCATTCAGGCCATGCTCAAATTTCCTGGATGCGAAGACTTTCATGCCGTTGCCCCACATCGTGATAGTGTTACTGTTTGGAACCTGGCTGAATCAGGGCGCATCGGCACCTATATCTATTCACCAAACGTTAACTCAGAGTATGCCCGAGGGACCTATAAGTTTTTACCTCCTGTCTGGTGGCATTTTCTCAAAGTTCGCGATGAAGCCGGGTCACTTGCCCTGCGCAAGCTGTCGGACGAAACCGCACACCTGTTATTCGATTTTGGGATCGAAGAAGTATTCAACCTTGAAGCTGATCTCAAGCAAAGCCTTGATTCGCTTGTCGAGAAACTGTCGCATCTACTTCCAGAATTAACGCATTCAAATTTAAAACGCGGGGTCGCTGGAATCATCCTGGAGACAGCCACTTTGAACAAAAAATTACACAAACTGGTGTCACCTCCCAAACCAGCTCCTGTTGTTGAAGCTGAAAATCTTGATCTGATTCCATTTCCACTCGATGAAAAGATCAACCTGGCCTTGAAACCCTTTGGAATCTATTCCAACTCAAACCAGGGCAAATCCATCGGCAAACATATCGGAGAAATCAGCAACTGGTTTCGGGCAGCATACCTTGGGAATCAAGAAGAACTGAATAAACTGAAGGCTTGCCCATTAAGCTCATCAGATTTTCATTTCATTCGATTGATGGGAAAAATTGGTGGGCCAGCATTTATCGCAGCGGTGAACTATCAGTCAGCGCTGGATGGTCCACTGGTGCATAGCTCTGAAATCCTGGACTTCCTTGAAAGCTGGGCCAACACCATTTTTGCGGACGACACACTCCAGTTTCGGTTTTTCAAAGGCACATGTACCAGTTCTAGCGAGGAAGATGCCAAATGGAAGAGACCAGGGAGTTTCTCGGCATTCGTGGAGAATGGCAATATTTATTTCACCCGCGTCGCCAAGGAATGGCAGGCGGCTGAATATAAAATCACCTTTTCAGCTCTGGAGCTGGCACCAATCGGAGACTTTAAGCCACTGGGTCATACAATTATCCATACCAGTATTCCAATCAGAAGCTGGAACGGTACAGAACGCATTCGTACATTCGTCGAACTGGTCCGTCAACGCGGAGGGATTCCCTGGAGTGAAACAATTGCTGAAACGCTCTCACAAAAAACCGGTCTGAGTCGAACTGCTGCGATTTTGTTGTGGTTTGGGTGTTTGCATTTTGATGTGTCGTTGTATGAACCCAATTTTCTTCCTCAAGCGTTTCTCACCCAGTTTGGGTTGAAAAAAGGAATGGCCTACACCGCTCGCGAAGAAGAGTTGAGCGCTGAGTGTTCGACTGAAGACAGTCTGGAACTCTATGCCGAGATTATGCCGGAGGCAGTTGAGACATTGTGGAATCCGCTGGGCACGGGGCCAGATGATGAAACCAGCCTGGTGTCACGTCTGGCTCACGTCTGGAATACTCGGTTTGGTAAGCGAATCTCCGTCTCAGACGCCATTCGAACTCTGGTTCAAAAGAAACTCAAAAGGCTGCCGCTCAAAACCAGTCTTCTCCTGCAGTTGATTTCAAGACCTGAGAATTTGGGGTACCTCACAACAGACGTAGTTTGGGAAATTCAAAGTGACTGGTCTTATTACTCCAAGACCTGTAAGCCAGTGAGACCGCTGTCGCCGGATGAACATCTGGTCAATCCTCACTGGCGAACTCGACATTTTAGCCACGACGTAGCCACGACGATTGCCTACTGGGTGCCGTTCTTATTTGAAAACTTACCTGTGGGCCATGCACTCCGTACCAATTGCGCTGAGGTTTTTCAGTTGAGCCGTGAACGACTCAAAAACCCTGAATTGTTGGTGGATCTTGGCTTTCGCTGGGTAAGTTCACAAAATGAAGGAGATATCGCACTTCGAGCCTTTGGGGATGAACCCTACCAGGTGTTTGAACAACAAGCAGGAGCATCAATAACAGGCCGGGACACCGGAGATATGGTTGCTTTTCTGAAAATGCACCCAACTATGACAACCGGCTCCTTTGGCGTCTGTTTTCGTCCAGCGAAGGTGATAGACTTCGAAGCGCTGAACAAAATTGCGAAGAGCGCCAATTTTCAGGCCCGGCCAAATCACATTGCTCAGCTCAAATCGGAAGGAATGGCCGCAATCGCCGAGCGCATCCGGTCAACACCCGTGCCGGCTGGACAATGGGAAACCAACCCGTTCTATTCCGCTCCGGAACTCGTGGCCGAAGTCAAAACCACGCTTGCACTCAGCGAAGATGCTACGATTTTATACCTTCAGGTTCTGGCACTGGCTGAACCAACCACCAGCAACCTCAAGAAATGGAACGGCTGGGAAGCCAAACGTACCAAAAAAGCGGTGGCAGAACTCGTCAGTCGGTCGCTTCTGATGGAAGCCAAACGCGCCCGTGCCGGACGTACATTCTTTCTCCCAGGTGGTTGGACGGTTTTGAAAACGCCGAATTTACCGCTCGAAACCTGGAAACTGCCGCTCTACGGTATTGTGTGGCAAACAGGCAGCACCTACGAAATGCCATTCAACCTCGTGTTGCCGCTCCAACCGCATCATCTGCTGTTCGAACAAGCCTGGAATCGGGTCAAATATGGTAACCCGCCAGGATATGAAGCAGTTTAG